The following coding sequences lie in one Kamptonema formosum PCC 6407 genomic window:
- the ctpA gene encoding carboxyl-terminal processing protease CtpA: MYKRVFGIAVLVILQLVAVLGCWSEPALALTEEQQLLNEAWRIVNRSYVDDTFNHKNWWSIREQAIKEPLKSRDATYSAIQKMLAVLDDPFTRLLKPEQYRSLQVNTSGELTGVGLQIGLDPQTGVLTVVAPLDGSPAGKAGLLPRDRILKIDDVNTSELTLDEAATRMRGVAGTVVKLTIAREGSEATEEIQLVRDRIALNPVYAELRSAQGSIPVGYIRLAQFSANAVPELTKAVQQLEQQGADAYILDLRNNPGGLLQSGIETARLWLDAGTIVYTVNRQGIIGSFEASGEPLTRDPLVVLVNQGTASASEILAGALQDNGRAKLVGEKTFGKGLIQSLFDLSDGSGLAVTVAKYETPNHTDINKLGIMPDKIVALEPNEGDRIRTETDPQYQAALAILTERTVMAVGKN, translated from the coding sequence ATGTACAAACGAGTTTTCGGTATTGCAGTTTTAGTGATTCTTCAGTTGGTGGCGGTGTTGGGCTGCTGGAGTGAGCCGGCTTTGGCGCTAACTGAGGAACAGCAACTTTTGAATGAAGCTTGGCGGATTGTTAACCGTTCTTATGTGGACGATACTTTTAACCATAAAAACTGGTGGAGTATCCGGGAACAGGCAATCAAAGAACCTCTGAAGAGTCGGGATGCCACTTACAGTGCGATTCAGAAGATGCTGGCGGTTCTGGATGACCCTTTTACTCGGTTGCTAAAACCTGAGCAGTACCGCAGCTTGCAGGTGAATACTTCTGGGGAACTGACGGGGGTGGGGCTACAAATTGGACTCGATCCGCAGACGGGGGTGCTGACTGTGGTGGCTCCTCTGGATGGTTCTCCCGCAGGTAAAGCGGGTTTGCTACCGCGCGATCGCATTCTCAAAATTGATGATGTTAACACTTCTGAACTCACGTTAGACGAGGCTGCAACTCGGATGCGGGGCGTTGCGGGAACGGTTGTGAAGCTTACGATCGCTCGTGAAGGTAGCGAAGCAACTGAGGAAATTCAGTTAGTGCGCGATCGCATCGCCCTCAACCCGGTCTATGCTGAATTACGCTCTGCTCAAGGAAGCATTCCAGTTGGCTACATCCGCCTTGCCCAATTTAGCGCTAACGCTGTACCTGAACTCACCAAGGCCGTGCAGCAGTTGGAACAACAGGGAGCCGATGCTTACATTCTAGATTTGCGGAACAATCCCGGCGGACTGTTGCAATCGGGGATTGAAACTGCCCGTCTGTGGTTGGATGCCGGCACCATTGTCTATACCGTCAACCGCCAAGGAATTATCGGCAGTTTTGAAGCGTCTGGAGAACCATTGACTCGCGATCCCCTGGTAGTCTTAGTGAATCAGGGAACTGCTAGCGCTAGTGAAATTCTTGCCGGGGCGCTTCAGGATAACGGTAGAGCTAAGTTAGTGGGCGAAAAGACCTTTGGTAAGGGCCTAATTCAGTCGCTTTTTGACTTGTCTGATGGTTCTGGCTTGGCTGTAACGGTTGCTAAATACGAGACACCGAATCATACGGATATTAATAAACTCGGTATTATGCCCGACAAAATAGTTGCCCTAGAACCAAATGAGGGCGATCGCATCCGCACCGAAACTGACCCACAATATCAAGCAGCATTAGCAATCTTGACAGAGCGAACGGTAATGGCGGTTGGAAAGAATTAA
- a CDS encoding DUF3593 domain-containing protein, which produces MTKETIFALSLFPYLGFLWFLTRSRQVPRLALIGFYGTLVFVAITIPAGIYAKVAYGDSLANIDWLHGGAELFLTLSNILVVLGFRQAVIQTRQSSQ; this is translated from the coding sequence ATGACCAAAGAAACTATTTTTGCTCTATCACTTTTTCCCTACTTAGGTTTTCTGTGGTTTTTGACGCGATCGCGACAAGTACCTCGGTTGGCTCTGATTGGGTTTTACGGTACTCTAGTGTTCGTTGCTATTACTATTCCCGCTGGAATTTATGCCAAAGTAGCTTATGGCGACTCGTTGGCCAATATCGACTGGTTGCATGGGGGTGCAGAATTATTCTTAACACTGTCTAATATTTTAGTAGTGCTAGGCTTCAGGCAAGCAGTGATTCAAACCAGGCAATCGTCACAATAA
- a CDS encoding WD40 repeat domain-containing protein gives MEIQTLTGHADGVKSVAIAPDGKILVSGGEDGKIKLWLLSTGEQIHSMTGHPYGVKNVVISPNGATFATGGGDGTIKLWSLSKGELIRTFVTGLSRLDSGSMPVAISPDGETIASHSSSYSQTVKLWRIDTGELIGTLTGHAGSVKAFTISPDGDILASDGADNTIRLWRLVTEELISTLAGHTRDILAIAISPDGQTLVSGSKDETVRIWNLHTGKLLRTLSGHSYAVNSVTISSDGKMLASGGYDGLIKLRRLSNGELLKILSGHSGSVNSVAIGADGQTIVSGSEDKTIRVWRL, from the coding sequence ATGGAGATTCAAACCCTCACTGGCCATGCAGACGGGGTAAAATCGGTGGCGATCGCCCCCGATGGTAAAATTCTCGTCAGCGGCGGTGAAGACGGCAAAATTAAGCTATGGCTGCTGAGTACCGGGGAACAGATCCATTCGATGACAGGCCATCCCTACGGCGTGAAAAATGTTGTTATCAGCCCCAACGGGGCAACTTTTGCCACAGGCGGCGGCGATGGTACGATTAAGCTCTGGAGCCTGAGTAAAGGCGAACTGATTCGTACTTTTGTTACGGGATTATCGCGTCTAGATTCAGGTTCAATGCCGGTGGCAATTAGCCCAGACGGAGAAACGATCGCCAGTCACAGCAGCAGTTATAGTCAGACAGTCAAGCTGTGGCGGATAGATACGGGAGAATTGATCGGCACGTTGACGGGTCATGCAGGTTCGGTTAAAGCTTTTACCATCAGCCCCGATGGTGATATTTTAGCCAGCGATGGGGCTGATAATACTATTCGGTTGTGGCGTTTAGTTACGGAGGAGTTAATCAGCACTTTAGCGGGCCACACGCGGGATATTTTAGCGATCGCAATTAGTCCTGACGGGCAAACTTTAGTCAGCGGTAGCAAAGACGAAACAGTTAGAATTTGGAATCTGCATACTGGCAAACTGTTACGTACTCTTTCGGGTCATTCCTACGCCGTGAATTCAGTCACAATTAGCTCAGATGGAAAAATGCTTGCCAGCGGCGGTTATGATGGTTTAATTAAGTTACGGCGTTTGAGTAATGGGGAACTGCTAAAAATCCTTTCTGGGCATTCTGGTTCGGTAAATTCTGTTGCGATCGGTGCTGACGGGCAAACAATTGTCAGCGGTAGTGAAGATAAAACTATTAGAGTTTGGCGTTTATAA
- a CDS encoding DUF2499 domain-containing protein, which yields MHTLSIPTWIIHISSVIEWIAALWFIWIYGEVSQNRAWWALSFGMLPALVGAMCACTWHYFDNLPSLEWLVTVQAAMTLIGNFTLWAAAWWIWRSAQPTGE from the coding sequence ATGCACACACTCTCCATCCCTACCTGGATTATCCACATCTCTAGCGTTATTGAGTGGATAGCTGCCCTCTGGTTCATCTGGATCTACGGTGAAGTCAGTCAAAACCGGGCTTGGTGGGCGTTATCCTTCGGTATGTTACCGGCTCTCGTGGGCGCGATGTGTGCTTGTACGTGGCATTATTTTGACAACTTGCCTTCCCTAGAATGGCTCGTTACTGTCCAAGCTGCGATGACCCTGATTGGTAATTTTACCCTGTGGGCGGCCGCGTGGTGGATCTGGCGATCGGCTCAGCCGACGGGGGAGTAG
- a CDS encoding non-ribosomal peptide synthetase family protein: MKNIENSCIHTLVESQVEQTPNAIAAIFQSEQITYQELNQKANQLAHYLKSLGVNSETLIGVCVDRSLNMLIGLLGVLKAGGAYVPLDPSYPADRIALMLEDSQSPVLITQKHLLENLIQRPNQIVCLDEDWDAISQFSNQNMIGVVSSENLAYTIYTSGSTGKPKGVQILHRAVVNLLLSMQKEPGMTSEDVLLALTTFSFDLSVPDLFLPLIVGATQVIVSREVASDANQLAKAIAESGATFIQATPATWRMLLAIGWQGKPELKIICGGEAMTRTLANQLLERCATLWNMYGPTETTVWSTVSRIKPGNSSISIGSPILNTKIYVIRESARGKNNTLQSITEGEGELYIGGLGLGRGYLNRPELTSEKFVKDPFSQDPTARLYKTGDLVRYLADGNIAIIGRIDSQVKIFGHRIELGDIETTLLQHSAVQECVVVVREDSPEDRRLVAYLVLKSRSSKLHPVEIGMWLKDKLPKYMVPTIIVFLDALPLTPNAKVNRQALPVPNLNILEEIVPPRTELEEQLTRIWTSVLGIEVGIYQNFFESGGNSLLSAVLLSRIRETLEVEISLEYLFKANTIAGLAEVIEAVQACGSTVKFETTPAELWADAVLDEKICPLKINPTKIDYIFLTGATGFIGAFLLQELLHKNPQSTIYCLIRANSKEEASQRLRKTLENYQIWREEFGSRIVPVVGDLSKPLFGLSEVQFTELAERLEVIYHCGAYVNLVYPYIALRDVNVGGTKEVLRLAVRSKTIPVHHISTLDVFQSSNYENRKLILETEALLGCEGYADGYSQSKWVAEKLVMAARDRGVPVSIYRLGMVTGHSQTGAFQLGNMICRMIKGFIQMGSAPEMEMSMNLAPVDYVVKAIYHLSCQPKAFEQSFHILSPSFLSIKQLVADINLLGYPVPSIPYQNWQVKLLNTSPENALTPMASLFIKKTSNQEKTFIETTPLALSHLFDTANTKRGLSDTNIICPTINSTVLKAYLSYFVQLGFLPQPI, translated from the coding sequence ATGAAAAACATCGAAAATTCCTGCATTCATACATTAGTAGAATCGCAAGTAGAGCAAACGCCAAATGCTATTGCGGCAATTTTTCAATCCGAGCAAATCACTTATCAAGAATTAAATCAAAAAGCCAATCAATTAGCGCATTATCTGAAAAGCTTAGGTGTTAATTCAGAAACCCTTATTGGAGTATGCGTCGATCGTTCCTTGAATATGCTGATCGGACTTTTGGGAGTCTTAAAGGCTGGCGGTGCTTACGTTCCTCTTGACCCAAGTTATCCTGCGGATCGTATTGCTTTAATGCTAGAAGACTCCCAGTCACCTGTTTTAATAACTCAAAAACACCTATTAGAAAACTTAATTCAACGCCCAAATCAGATCGTTTGTTTAGATGAGGATTGGGATGCTATCTCCCAGTTTAGCAATCAAAATATGATAGGTGTTGTCTCCTCTGAAAACTTAGCTTATACAATTTATACATCTGGTTCTACTGGTAAGCCAAAAGGGGTGCAAATCCTTCATCGTGCAGTAGTAAATCTCTTATTATCCATGCAAAAAGAACCAGGAATGACATCTGAAGATGTTCTCTTGGCATTGACTACATTTTCTTTTGATTTATCAGTTCCCGATCTGTTCTTACCCCTAATAGTGGGAGCTACTCAGGTAATTGTCAGTCGGGAAGTAGCATCAGATGCTAATCAACTTGCCAAAGCGATCGCCGAATCTGGTGCTACATTTATCCAAGCTACGCCAGCCACTTGGCGAATGTTATTAGCAATTGGTTGGCAGGGTAAGCCCGAGCTGAAAATTATTTGCGGGGGCGAAGCCATGACTAGGACTTTAGCCAACCAACTCCTAGAAAGATGTGCTACTCTTTGGAATATGTATGGGCCAACTGAAACCACAGTTTGGTCAACTGTTTCTAGGATCAAACCAGGCAATAGCTCCATATCTATTGGTAGCCCAATTTTAAATACCAAAATTTATGTAATTAGAGAATCCGCCCGAGGCAAGAATAATACTTTACAATCTATTACAGAAGGAGAGGGAGAGCTTTATATTGGTGGGTTGGGATTAGGACGCGGCTATCTCAATCGCCCTGAACTTACTTCAGAAAAATTTGTCAAAGATCCGTTTAGTCAAGATCCTACAGCCCGTCTTTACAAAACAGGAGATCTGGTTCGCTATCTAGCAGACGGTAATATTGCGATTATTGGACGAATTGACTCCCAAGTAAAGATTTTCGGTCATCGGATCGAATTAGGAGATATCGAAACTACTCTCTTGCAACATTCTGCGGTACAGGAGTGCGTAGTAGTTGTCCGCGAAGATTCTCCTGAAGATCGTCGTTTGGTTGCATATCTGGTGTTAAAATCGAGATCGTCAAAGCTGCATCCAGTGGAGATCGGAATGTGGTTGAAAGATAAACTACCAAAATATATGGTACCGACAATTATTGTCTTTCTAGATGCCTTGCCATTAACTCCTAACGCTAAGGTTAATCGTCAGGCTTTGCCAGTTCCTAACTTGAATATTCTAGAGGAAATTGTTCCGCCTCGTACCGAACTAGAAGAACAACTTACCCGTATTTGGACTTCTGTTTTGGGCATCGAAGTTGGGATTTATCAAAACTTTTTTGAATCAGGAGGTAATTCACTCCTTAGTGCAGTATTATTATCTCGTATTCGGGAAACATTAGAGGTAGAAATCTCTTTAGAGTATCTATTCAAAGCTAATACAATTGCTGGATTAGCTGAAGTGATTGAGGCAGTGCAAGCTTGTGGCTCTACCGTCAAATTTGAAACCACTCCTGCCGAGTTATGGGCTGATGCAGTTTTAGATGAAAAAATCTGCCCTCTCAAGATTAATCCCACAAAAATAGATTATATATTCTTAACAGGTGCGACAGGATTCATTGGTGCTTTTCTTCTTCAAGAATTACTGCATAAAAATCCTCAGTCCACTATTTACTGTCTAATTCGTGCTAATAGTAAGGAAGAAGCTAGTCAGCGATTACGGAAAACTTTAGAGAATTATCAAATTTGGCGAGAAGAATTTGGATCGAGGATTGTGCCCGTAGTTGGAGATTTATCAAAGCCTTTATTCGGATTATCTGAAGTCCAGTTTACTGAGTTGGCAGAGAGACTTGAAGTTATTTATCACTGTGGTGCTTATGTAAATTTAGTTTATCCTTATATTGCTTTGCGTGATGTAAATGTTGGTGGCACCAAGGAAGTATTACGTCTAGCAGTTCGGAGTAAGACCATTCCAGTACATCATATTTCTACCTTAGATGTGTTTCAATCTTCTAACTATGAAAACAGGAAATTAATTTTAGAGACAGAGGCGTTACTCGGTTGTGAAGGATATGCGGATGGTTATTCCCAAAGTAAATGGGTGGCTGAAAAATTAGTCATGGCGGCTCGCGATCGCGGCGTACCCGTCTCTATTTATCGACTAGGCATGGTAACAGGGCATAGTCAAACAGGTGCTTTTCAGCTTGGCAACATGATTTGTAGAATGATTAAAGGATTTATTCAAATGGGATCTGCACCCGAGATGGAAATGAGTATGAACCTTGCTCCTGTAGACTATGTAGTTAAAGCAATTTATCATTTGTCATGTCAACCCAAAGCCTTCGAGCAATCTTTTCATATCTTAAGTCCGTCTTTTTTATCAATTAAACAATTGGTTGCGGACATTAACTTACTAGGCTATCCAGTTCCTTCTATTCCCTACCAAAACTGGCAGGTAAAGTTACTGAATACGTCTCCAGAAAATGCTTTAACTCCGATGGCATCATTGTTTATTAAGAAGACATCAAATCAGGAAAAAACTTTTATCGAAACAACTCCCTTAGCATTATCCCATCTATTTGATACTGCCAACACCAAGAGAGGACTAAGTGATACTAATATTATCTGTCCCACCATTAACTCGACCGTGCTAAAGGCTTATTTGTCATATTTCGTACAGCTTGGTTTTTTACCCCAACCTATTTAA
- a CDS encoding slr1601 family putative cell division protein: protein MYLAWIFPDLATAQTELRYIKIMQAIQPAIPPIQPEKGDRRLQSRKTRTQRSSPYQAIAMETVAKLATNLVLSVCAASALVQLLPYHRSVQEKLREIQGEVKLTQVRVDRVRTDFNHNFDPAQAKSIMQEQTNRVDSQQRPVVWVEKNSADANE from the coding sequence GTGTACCTTGCCTGGATTTTCCCAGACTTGGCAACAGCTCAAACTGAGTTAAGGTATATCAAGATAATGCAAGCGATTCAACCTGCTATCCCCCCTATCCAACCAGAAAAAGGCGATCGCCGTCTTCAGAGCAGAAAGACGCGCACTCAGCGAAGCAGTCCTTACCAAGCGATCGCGATGGAAACAGTGGCCAAGTTAGCCACAAACCTCGTACTTTCAGTATGTGCAGCTTCTGCCCTAGTACAACTTTTACCCTACCATCGCTCCGTACAAGAAAAGTTGCGGGAAATTCAAGGCGAAGTTAAGCTGACTCAAGTGCGAGTGGATCGGGTGCGAACCGATTTCAATCACAACTTTGACCCGGCCCAAGCTAAAAGCATTATGCAAGAGCAGACTAATCGCGTCGATTCTCAACAACGGCCTGTCGTTTGGGTAGAAAAGAACTCAGCCGATGCAAATGAATAA
- the petB gene encoding cytochrome b6, producing the protein MFSKQITDSKPFKWFDERLEIQALAEDVTSKYVPPHVNIFYCLGGITLVCFLIQFATGFAMTFYYHPTVTEAFSSVQYLMTEVNFGWLIRSIHRWSASMMVLMMILHIFRVYLTGGFKKPRELTWVTGVILAVITVSFGVTGYSLPWDQVGYWAVKIVSGVPEAIPFVGPLIVELLRGGVSVGQGTLTRYYSLHTFVLPWLIAVFMLAHFLMIRKQGISGPL; encoded by the coding sequence ATGTTTTCTAAGCAGATCACCGACTCAAAACCATTCAAATGGTTTGATGAACGCCTCGAAATTCAGGCCCTCGCCGAGGACGTTACAAGCAAGTACGTCCCCCCCCACGTCAATATTTTCTATTGTTTGGGCGGTATCACTCTTGTTTGCTTTCTGATCCAGTTTGCGACTGGGTTTGCAATGACGTTTTATTACCATCCAACGGTAACAGAAGCTTTTTCATCAGTGCAATACCTGATGACCGAGGTTAACTTCGGCTGGCTGATTCGCTCCATCCACCGCTGGTCTGCCAGCATGATGGTGTTGATGATGATTTTGCACATCTTCCGAGTTTACCTGACTGGTGGCTTCAAAAAGCCCCGCGAATTAACCTGGGTGACAGGCGTGATTTTGGCTGTCATCACTGTTTCTTTCGGCGTGACTGGCTACTCTCTACCTTGGGATCAGGTTGGTTACTGGGCCGTGAAAATTGTTTCTGGTGTACCAGAAGCCATCCCCTTTGTCGGGCCTTTGATTGTTGAGCTGCTACGCGGCGGTGTTAGCGTTGGTCAAGGGACTTTGACTCGTTACTACAGCCTGCATACTTTTGTCTTACCTTGGCTAATTGCAGTCTTTATGCTGGCTCACTTCTTGATGATCCGCAAGCAAGGCATTTCTGGCCCCTTGTAA
- a CDS encoding TerC family protein has protein sequence MLDQFLDAYPNFGIDAFFLLVILVALEAVLSADNAIALASISRGIADTKLQTQALNFGLAVAFVLRIILILTATWVIKFWQFELLGALYLLWLVYQHFMSATDEDGEHKEPRFANLWQAIPVIALTDLAFSLDSVTTAIAISDETWLVLTGATIGIIALRFMAGLFIRWLEEFVHLENAGYITVGFVGIRLLLKVINDSLVPPQWLVVVTIGLVFLWGFSERTVVESTEGIEGESVAEIEGKQQEILLQAQEQEAQKSEL, from the coding sequence ATGCTAGATCAGTTTCTCGACGCTTACCCAAATTTTGGAATTGATGCCTTTTTCTTGTTAGTCATTTTAGTGGCTTTGGAAGCAGTGCTCTCAGCAGATAACGCGATCGCTTTAGCGTCTATCTCAAGGGGTATCGCCGACACTAAATTACAGACTCAAGCTCTGAACTTTGGTTTAGCGGTCGCTTTTGTTCTGCGGATTATTCTGATTCTCACTGCTACTTGGGTAATCAAGTTCTGGCAGTTTGAACTGCTGGGAGCGCTTTACCTATTGTGGTTAGTTTATCAGCACTTTATGTCTGCCACTGACGAGGACGGAGAGCATAAAGAACCACGATTTGCGAATCTCTGGCAAGCAATTCCGGTAATTGCTCTGACGGATTTGGCATTTTCTTTGGATAGTGTCACCACTGCGATCGCGATTTCTGACGAAACTTGGCTGGTACTTACGGGTGCTACTATTGGGATTATCGCCCTGCGGTTTATGGCAGGTTTATTCATCCGCTGGCTCGAAGAGTTTGTTCACCTGGAAAATGCTGGTTACATTACAGTCGGATTTGTGGGAATACGGTTGTTATTGAAAGTAATTAATGATAGTTTAGTTCCCCCGCAATGGTTGGTAGTTGTTACGATTGGTCTAGTCTTTTTGTGGGGATTTTCAGAACGTACTGTCGTGGAATCGACTGAAGGCATAGAAGGCGAATCAGTCGCAGAAATTGAGGGGAAACAGCAAGAGATATTACTGCAAGCTCAAGAGCAAGAAGCACAGAAATCTGAACTTTAA
- a CDS encoding Vat family streptogramin A O-acetyltransferase, whose product MGPNPNKPYPLADHRRVCFIKNFVKSPNIIVGDYSYYDDPVDPEGFERNVLYNYGSDRLIIGKFCAIATNVKFIMNGANHKLDGISTYPFPIFGNGWESAMDKLMDLPSRGDTVIGNDVWIGYESLIMPGVKIGDGAIVAARAVVVNDIPPYTVAGGNPARPIKQRFSDAEIAQLLEIKWWDWEIDKITRNIDKIMDGDVISLCNAS is encoded by the coding sequence TTGGGCCCTAATCCTAATAAACCCTATCCTTTAGCCGACCACCGCCGAGTATGCTTTATCAAAAATTTCGTGAAGTCGCCAAATATTATAGTTGGCGATTATTCTTACTATGACGATCCTGTTGACCCCGAAGGCTTTGAGAGAAATGTGTTGTATAATTATGGCAGCGATCGCCTGATTATCGGCAAATTCTGCGCGATCGCGACTAATGTTAAATTCATTATGAATGGCGCAAACCATAAGCTAGACGGTATTTCCACTTACCCATTCCCTATCTTCGGAAATGGTTGGGAAAGCGCAATGGATAAGTTGATGGACTTACCGAGTCGTGGCGATACTGTCATTGGTAATGATGTCTGGATTGGCTACGAATCCCTAATCATGCCGGGTGTTAAAATTGGTGATGGTGCGATCGTTGCAGCTAGAGCGGTTGTTGTCAACGATATTCCTCCCTATACTGTTGCTGGGGGAAATCCTGCGCGGCCAATCAAACAACGATTCAGCGATGCTGAAATAGCGCAACTTTTAGAAATTAAATGGTGGGATTGGGAGATAGATAAGATTACTCGCAACATTGATAAAATTATGGATGGCGATGTGATTTCTCTCTGTAATGCTTCCTAA
- the ndk gene encoding nucleoside-diphosphate kinase encodes MERTFLAIKPDGVQRGLVGEIIGRFEAKGFTLVGLKLVSVSRELAEAHYDVHRERPFFPGLVEFIISSPVVAMVWQGDGVVASARKMIGATNPLNAEPGTIRGDFAVNVGRNIIHGSDAIETAQREIKLWFKDEELVSWEPRLTPWLLE; translated from the coding sequence TTGGAACGTACATTCTTAGCGATTAAACCCGATGGCGTACAGCGGGGACTTGTGGGCGAAATCATCGGCCGTTTTGAAGCCAAAGGCTTTACTCTAGTAGGTTTGAAGCTAGTTTCAGTCAGCCGCGAACTCGCTGAAGCTCATTATGATGTCCATCGCGAAAGACCATTTTTTCCGGGATTAGTAGAATTTATCATTTCTAGTCCTGTGGTAGCGATGGTATGGCAAGGCGATGGTGTGGTTGCATCCGCGAGAAAAATGATTGGAGCAACTAATCCTTTGAATGCTGAACCTGGTACAATTAGGGGCGATTTTGCTGTTAATGTTGGCCGCAATATTATTCACGGTTCTGATGCGATAGAAACTGCTCAGCGGGAGATTAAACTCTGGTTCAAAGATGAGGAATTAGTAAGCTGGGAACCCCGTTTAACTCCCTGGTTGCTTGAGTAA
- a CDS encoding glycosyltransferase, with product MEAKLNYNFEKTTNYIFCFLEIFANEGGIQSYIKDILKAYQLATEVNSIPKAKILLLRDSHDCQNPYQSKTLNFDYLKTNPAWLGRIRFATKLLICLIKERPKRVFCGHIKLAPLIQTICQSLKIPYTVITYGKEIWEPLPDKYQTALREADTIWTISRYTRDRACETNNLNPQKFQLLPCTVDGNIFTPGPKPQHLIERYNLADAKVLMTVARLWSGDIYKGVDVTIRALPPISQAFPNVKYLVIGRGDDRPRLAKLATDLGVAERVIFAGFVPTEELVEHYRVADAYVMPSQEGFGIVYLEAIACGIPVLAGDADGSADPLQDGMLGWRVPHRDAEAVAVACIEMLMGEDKRCNRNWLREETLAAFGTDTFLQQVKQLLDL from the coding sequence ATGGAAGCAAAGTTGAATTATAACTTTGAGAAAACTACTAATTATATCTTCTGCTTCCTAGAAATATTTGCCAACGAAGGTGGCATTCAATCCTACATTAAAGATATTCTCAAAGCTTACCAATTGGCAACAGAGGTAAACTCGATACCAAAAGCAAAAATATTGCTGCTGCGAGATTCTCATGACTGCCAAAATCCGTATCAATCAAAAACACTAAATTTTGATTATCTCAAAACTAATCCTGCTTGGTTAGGTAGAATTAGATTCGCGACAAAATTACTAATCTGTTTAATCAAAGAACGACCTAAACGAGTTTTCTGCGGCCATATCAAATTAGCACCGCTAATTCAAACTATCTGCCAAAGTTTAAAGATTCCTTATACTGTTATTACCTACGGTAAAGAAATCTGGGAACCGCTACCGGATAAATATCAAACAGCACTCAGAGAAGCGGATACAATTTGGACTATTAGCAGATATACGCGCGATCGCGCCTGTGAAACCAACAACCTCAACCCCCAAAAATTCCAGCTATTGCCTTGTACTGTAGATGGAAATATCTTCACTCCCGGCCCCAAGCCACAACACTTAATCGAGCGGTATAATCTTGCTGATGCAAAGGTGTTGATGACCGTAGCGCGATTGTGGTCTGGTGATATCTACAAAGGCGTTGATGTGACAATTCGTGCTTTGCCACCGATATCACAAGCGTTTCCTAATGTCAAATATCTGGTAATTGGACGGGGAGACGATCGACCTCGGTTAGCCAAACTCGCAACAGATTTAGGTGTGGCTGAAAGAGTGATATTTGCGGGTTTTGTCCCCACAGAAGAGTTAGTCGAACACTACCGCGTTGCTGATGCTTATGTGATGCCGTCTCAGGAAGGATTTGGTATTGTGTACTTAGAAGCGATCGCTTGTGGCATTCCTGTATTAGCTGGCGATGCAGATGGTTCTGCCGATCCCCTGCAAGATGGTATGCTAGGTTGGCGAGTTCCCCACCGAGATGCAGAGGCGGTGGCGGTGGCTTGCATAGAAATGCTGATGGGGGAGGATAAAAGGTGCAATCGCAACTGGTTGAGGGAGGAAACCCTAGCCGCTTTCGGTACGGATACCTTCCTCCAGCAAGTTAAACAACTTCTTGATTTGTGA
- the petD gene encoding cytochrome b6-f complex subunit IV, which yields MATVKKPDLSDPELRAKLAKGMGHNYYGEPAWPNDLLYIFPVVIIGTFALCVGLAVLDPALVGEPADPFATPLEILPEWYLWPVFQILRILPNKLLGIAIMGAIPLALMLVPFIENVNKFQNPFRRPVATAVFLFGTAVTIWLGVGATFPIDTSLTLGLF from the coding sequence ATGGCAACAGTAAAAAAACCGGATCTGAGCGATCCAGAACTCCGCGCTAAACTTGCTAAGGGTATGGGTCATAACTATTATGGCGAACCTGCTTGGCCTAATGACCTGCTCTATATTTTCCCAGTGGTAATTATAGGGACATTTGCTCTCTGCGTGGGTTTGGCAGTGCTAGATCCCGCTTTGGTGGGCGAACCCGCAGATCCTTTTGCGACTCCTTTGGAAATTTTACCTGAGTGGTATTTGTGGCCAGTGTTCCAAATCCTTCGCATTCTTCCTAACAAGTTGTTGGGAATTGCGATCATGGGTGCTATTCCTTTGGCCCTGATGTTGGTTCCCTTCATCGAGAACGTGAATAAGTTCCAAAATCCTTTCCGTCGTCCTGTTGCAACTGCTGTTTTCCTGTTTGGAACTGCGGTGACAATTTGGTTGGGTGTTGGTGCTACTTTCCCAATTGACACATCCCTAACTCTCGGTTTGTTCTAA
- the psaM gene encoding photosystem I reaction center subunit XII: MSLTDTQVFVALVVALIPGIMAFRLATELYK; the protein is encoded by the coding sequence ATGTCTCTAACTGATACCCAAGTCTTTGTTGCCCTAGTGGTAGCCTTGATTCCGGGAATTATGGCCTTCCGGCTCGCAACGGAACTCTACAAGTAG